A portion of the Podospora pseudoanserina strain CBS 124.78 chromosome 2, whole genome shotgun sequence genome contains these proteins:
- a CDS encoding hypothetical protein (COG:D; MEROPS:MER0472834; EggNog:ENOG503NYBX): MVPAPLPLPTRFPCWVRAVYSWGGESKRDLGFIEGDLIECLNAGDGSWWTGRLFRDRRAVGLFPSNFVEVLPETFRPTTRSTSPLPNGNTPSPKHTPQKSRTFRKPFEAYAKAPHYTTAKVPETFRDGYKKEDAIPVARSRDTSVNSMDNTSPVRPSTRRQREISPAPPSNSSYNHRAPSPAPTHHQNYGSRSPSPMPEYHHGGSRAPSPAPPQHHNYISRSPSPAPPQDVGYNPRAISPAPPHHGNYDMRAASPAPPHQGGYDMREASPAPPHHGGYDMRAASPAPPQHNAYGMRAASPAPPQHGGYGMRAASPAPPQHHAYDSRAPSPAPPQDDGFDPRAPSPTPSYIPYRPPEARQQSSFHQSVDSTMPSGPPLSHRHHVHHMSLERHNSPAPPQRGRQHTYHLSLDRNIDRSDSPPPPPPPPHRTKVTRQESQFSQDEGYFTGISREQSALSRGNSNASYGQGNVSRHHSNASYEPPQQSGFHTPRTLTTPCPPSPGIDGLTPSPLREAMDDVMEQLDALGAGSTVSAGREPSPEPPVLDPWSPASFDMVHARSRKERKRTSQLRPNTSMGIPAHIDEGYETNSGTADSSVEPTPLESSQEPHLPQLSNYVERMESRLRTMHQHNASVTEEDEAPPPPPKSSVYDRPKSSMGMDAPPEQKLRHKKSGYEGVGRNILNRTFTTKTNSTNSSSNTQSTDRSLMSGVSAGGISATSAGSLARKNRSRAHSALGLRELLNDADSGRPETPFSGVTYHSSHASDHQNQQQRSKSQLGFTEDPMPALPGLGGLVTPKPKKQNFIKRILESAKTGVASTRGSIAAAGASTSNLSSSNRSTPALTSMSSAALLPSKMPPPRDMGMGGGVDWVQVRRDINRSNSLSFNEKVERKERCQMLDYPALDPVDELYSSIDGDEGADGMPVAEPTNYHAINLSQVDKNSRFLTNLAPTTTAITLATTFVCRPYRSDVQRLRAIFTWVAEHICWEEDFEGEVDTRQVIQSRRGCAEEYAVLVLEMCAAVGLGCEVVRGYLKTPGEIPEVNIMPRSNHWWNAVLVDNEWRFMDCCLASPSNPKRALYSSHSSSSADPWWFLVRPSELCWTHIPEHHAQQHLCPPVAHETLLNLPCACPPFFKNDLQMVDYNTSLVRIEDLEMVHVKFNVPPDVEVAAEVEVRAYSRDMDGDLFESGDVVKKRALAQADWHGGVKRYTVKALLPGDEGTGVLKIYAGKRGLMHSIKDIPHPLAFALPVIHTGENPPYEFVTRHPTPHAQRHDIYVVQPQCQRLALNNTFVFAIRQHPSSAAITPVSPAEENRRGGASPIPFMRPGSAMSMTSSAAGSMPSTTTSNSSGGSSKPAKLAIQTPGGKILRLMRKEERRGVGIAGKIMSPSSSGLHSEEGVDAGDGGLWETIIKCSERGVWRGLVLADRTARWCVFAEWVCEG, encoded by the coding sequence AGCAAGCGAGATCTTGGGTTTATTGAGGGAGATTTAATTGAATGTCTGAATGCCGGCGATGGCTCGTGGTGGACAGGTCGTCTATTTCGCGACAGAAGAGCGGTCGGACTGTTTCCTTCTAATTTTGTCGAAGTATTGCCAGAGACATTTCGCCCAACGACGAGGTCAACCAGCCCCTTGCCAAACGGTAATACACCAAGTCCAAAGCATACGCCACAGAAATCCAGGACGTTTCGGAAACCATTCGAGGCTTATGCAAAAGCGCCGCATTATACGACGGCAAAGGTCCCAGAAACGTTCAGAGATGGTTACAAGAAAGAAGATGCGATTCCAGTCGCCCGATCCCGCGATACATCGGTCAACTCGATGGACAATACCTCCCCAGTCCGCCCATCTACTAGAAGGCAACGAGAGATTTCGCCCGCACCCCCTTCGAATTCCAGTTATAATCACCGAGcaccctctcccgctccaactcaccaccaaaattATGGGTCAAGAAGCCCTTCACCTATGCCGGAATATCACCATGGTGGTTCTAGGGCACCAtctcccgcccctcctcaacaccacaactACATCTCCAGATCTCcgtcaccggcaccaccgcaGGATGTGGGATACAACCCGCGCGCTATTTCACCCGCGCCGCCACATCATGGTAACTATGACATGAGGGCCGCTTCGCCAGCTCCCCCACACCAGGGGGGTTATGATATGAGGGAGGCATCACCAGCGCCGCCGCATCACGGTGGCTATGATATGCGGGCAGCttccccagcaccaccgcaacACAATGCCTATGGCATGAGGGCAGCatcgccagctcctccccaacatgGTGGCTACGGCATGAGAGCAGCGTCTCCAGCACCTCCGCAACATCATGCCTACGATTCAAGGGCGCCATCTCCAGCGCCCCCACAAGATGATGGATTTGACCCCagagcaccatcacccactcCTTCATACATCCCTTACAGGCCTCCCGAGGCGAGACAACAGAGCTCTTTCCACCAGAGTGTGGATTCGACAATGCCATCCGGGCCACCTctctcccaccgccaccatgtACATCATATGAGCTTAGAGAGGCACAActctccagcacctcctcagcGTGGGAGACAGCACACGTACCATCTAAGTCTCGACCGAAACATTGATAGGTCAGattcgcctcctccaccaccaccgcctccccaccGAACCAAGGTCACGCGGCAGGAGTCTCAGTTCTCTCAGGATGAAGGTTACTTTACGGGCATTTCCAGGGAGCAGTCAGCACTATCGAGAGGAAATTCCAATGCTTCATATGGACAGGGCAACGTTTCACGACATCACTCTAACGCGTCCTAcgaaccaccacaacaatcAGGTTTTCACACGCCGAGGACGCTTACAACCCCTTGCCCGCCCTCTCCTGGTATCGATGGCCTTACACCATCACCGCTTAGAGAAGCGATGGATGATGTGATGGAGCAGTTGGATGCTCTCGGTGCTGGTTCCACTGTCAGTGCCGGCCGTGAGCCATCTCCAGAACCGCCTGTGTTGGACCCTTGGTCCCCTGCTTCGTTTGATATGGTGCATGCGCGTTCAAGAAAGGAGCGGAAGCGGACCTCGCAGCTACGGCCCAATACATCAATGGGGATACCAGCTCATATTGACGAGGGGTATGAAACAAACAGCGGTACGGCCGACTCGTCTGTGGAACCAACGCCACTCGAAAGCTCTCAAGAACCACATCTCCCGCAGCTCAGCAACTATGTCGAGCGCATGGAATCCAGACTCAGAACTATGCATCAGCATAATGCTAGCGTTACTGAAGAGGACGaagcccctccaccgccacctaAGAGCAGCGTGTATGACAGGCCAAAGTCTTCCATGGGTATGGATGCCCCACCGGAGCAAAAGTTGAGGCACAAGAAGTCGGGCTATGAAGGCGTGGGCCGGAATATCCTCAACAGGACCTttaccaccaaaaccaattCAACAAATAGCTCATCGAACACGCAGAGTACCGATCGGAGCTTGATGAGCGGTGTGTCAGCTGGAGGAATCAGCGCAACGAGCGCCGGCAGCCTTGCACGCAAGAATCGGAGTAGGGCCCACAGCGCGCTTGGTTTGCGGGAGCTTCTAAACGACGCTGATAGCGGTCGGCCTGAGACGCCCTTTTCAGGAGTGACTTATCACAGTAGCCACGCGTCTGACCACCAGAATCAGCAACAGCGCTCCAAGTCACAGTTGGGCTTCACCGAGGATCCCATGCCTGCGCTTCCCGGTCTTGGAGGTCTGGTAACACCCAAGCCGAAGAAGCAGAATTTCATCAAGCGCATTCTGGAGTCTGCCAAGACGGGAGTGGCCAGCACGCGAGGAAGCATCGCCGCTGCTGGAGCTAGCACCTCCAACCTTTCATCCTCGAATCGCTCTACACCTGCCCTAACGTCAATGTCTTCTGCCGCGTTGCTCCCTAGCAAGATGCCACCCCCCAGGGACATGGGCATGGGTGGCGGCGTTGATTGGGTGCAGGTTCGTCGTGATATTAACCGGTCGAATTCGCTGAGCTTCAACGAAAAGgtggagagaaaagaaagatgtCAGATGTTGGATTATCCAGCGCTTGATCCAGTCGACGAGCTGTACAGCAGTATCgacggtgatgagggggCTGATGGGATGCCGGTTGCTGAGCCGACCAACTATCATGCCATTAACTTGAGCCAGGTGGACAAGAACTCGCGGTTCCTGACGAATCTTGCGCCGACGACCACGGCCATCACCTTGGCGACAACATTCGTCTGCCGTCCCTATCGGAGTGATGTCCAGAGACTGCGAGCCATCTTTACTTGGGTTGCTGAGCATATCTGCTGGGAAGAGGATtttgagggcgaggttgataCTAGACAGGTCATTCAGTCCCGACGTGGGTGTGCCGAGGAGTATGCCgtgctggtgttggaaaTGTGCGCCGCCGTCGGCCTTGGCTGCGAGGTTGTTCGCGGCTACCTCAAAACTCCGGGAGAGATTCCAGAAGTCAACATCATGCCCAGATCCAACCACTGGTGGAACGCTGTCCTGGTCGATAATGAGTGGCGCTTCATGGACTGCTGCCTTGCCAGTCCATCGAACCCTAAGCGTGCCTTGTACTCGAGCCAcagctcatcatccgccgACCCTTGGTGGTTCCTCGTCCGCCCATCCGAGCTTTGCTGGACGCACATCCCAGAGCACCACGCCCAGCAGCACCTGTGCCCACCCGTGGCCCACGAGAcgctcctcaatctccccTGCGCTTGCCCGCCTTTCTTCAAGAACGACCTGCAAATGGTGGACTACAACACCTCCCTTGTCCGCATCGAAGATCTCGAGATGGTCCATGTTAAGTTTAATGTGCCTCCTGATGTCGAAGTCgccgccgaggttgaggtccGGGCTTACTCCCGAGATATGGACGGCGACCTTTTTGAGTCTGGCGATGTCGTAAAGAAGCGAGCTCTCGCCCAGGCCGACTGGCATGGCGGCGTGAAGCGGTACACGGTCAAGGCTCTCCTCCCCGGCGACGAAGGAACCGGTGTCCTGAAAATCTATGCCGGCAAGCGTGGGTTGATGCACAGCATCAAGGacatcccccatcccttGGCTTTTGCCCTGCCAGTCATCCACACGGGCGAAAACCCACCCTACGAATTCGTCACCcgccaccccaccccccacgcGCAAAGACATGACATTTACGTTGTCCAACCCCAGTGCCAGCGGTTAGCACTGAACAACACGTTTGTCTTTGCCATCCGTCAACATCCCAGCTCGGCAGCCATCACGCCCGTGTCCCCCGCCGAGGAAAACAGAAGGGGAGGCGCGAGCCCGATACCGTTTATGCGGCCTGGTAGTGCCATGAGCATGACTAGTAGTGCGGCTGGGTCCATGCCGTCGACAACTACATCCAACAGCAGCGGGGGCAGTAGCAAGCCGGCGAAACTGGCGATTCAAACCCCAGGAGGAAAAAtcttgaggttgatgagaaaggaggagaggagaggggtgggaatCGCGGGCAAGATCATGTCGCCCAGCTCGTCGGGGTTGCAcagcgaggaaggggtggatgcgggggatggggggttgtgggagaCGATTATCAAGTGTAGCGAGCGGGGCGtctggagggggttggtgcttGCTGATCGGACGGCTAGGTGGTGTGTTTTCGCGGAGTGGGTTTGCGAGGGTTAa
- the FLX1 gene encoding mitochondrial FAD carrier protein flx1 (COG:C; EggNog:ENOG503NY0J), giving the protein MTKPSQDDRGGGGRLSSPALVETVAGLSAGTMATLIVHPLDIVKTRMQIHRSSHSPNTPPPTTVSLIRTLSSNPKPLASLYRGLTPNLIGNATSWASFFFFKNNVERGILYLKSSSSSPSQQNVGGLSPPDFFVASLAAGALTQIITNPIWVLKTRMVSSDAGTKGAYPHMLAGAVDLFQTEGIKGFYRGLGVGMLAVSHGAVQFAVYDPLKKMYSAQHKERKEGDMSNEATVVLSTIAKLVAGGITYPLQVLRSRLQGYEAEERFGRGIKGVVRQLWREEGIRGFYRGVMPGVVRVLPATWVTFLVYENVRFYLPRWGS; this is encoded by the exons ATGACGAAACCATCACAAGATgaccgcggcggcggcgggaggctctcctcccccgcgctCGTCGAGACGGTGGCTGGCTTGTCGGCCGGCACCATGGCCACCCTGATTGTGCACCCGCTTGATATAGTCAAGACACGAATGCAGA TCCACCGCTCGTCACACAGCCCTAatacccccccaccaacaacagtcTCTTTGATCCGCACGCTCAGCTCCAACCCGAAACCGCTCGCGAGTCTGTATAGGGGGTTAACACCCAACTTGATCGGGAATGCCACGAGCTGGGCgtcgtttttctttttcaagaATAATGTTGAGAGGGGGATCTTGTATCTCaaatcctcgtcatcctccccctctcagcAAAATGTGGGGGGCCTGTCACCACCTGATTTTTTTGTTGCCTCGTTGGCGGCCGGGGCGCTAACTCAGATTATCACCAACCCGATCTGGGTGCTCAAGACACGGATGGTCTCCTCTGACGCGGGGACAAAGGGTGCCTACCCTCACATGCTCGCCGGGGCTGTCGATTTGTTTCAGACGGAGGGGATAAAGGGGTTTTAtagagggttgggggtggggatgttGGCTGTTAGTCACGGGGCGGTGCAGTTTGCTGTCTATGACCCGCTCAAGAAGATGTACTCGGCACAGCAtaaggagaggaaggaaggggataTGAGCAATGAGGCGACTGTTGTCTTGAGTACGATTGCCAAgttggttgctggggggATTACCTACCCGCTTCAGGTACTGAGGAGCAGGTTACAGGGCTAcgaggcagaggagaggTTTGGCAGGGGGATAAAGGGCGTGGTGAGGCAGctttggagggaggaggggataaGGGGGTTTTATCGGGGGGTTATGCCTGGTGTTGTGAGGGTTTTGCCGGCGACGTGGGTGACGTTTTTGGTGTATGAGAATGTGAGGTTTTATTTGCCGAGGTGGGGGAGCTGA
- the TOM7 gene encoding translocase of the outer mitochondrial membrane (COG:U; EggNog:ENOG503P6YA), with the protein MFRLSEESKERIGKLIEISRVALHYGYLPFILYLGYTRSDPRPSMVRI; encoded by the exons ATGTTTCGTCTTTCAGAGGAATCCAAG GAGCGCATTGGCAAGCTCATTGAGATCTCGCGCGTTGCCCTTCACTA TGGCTATCTACCCTTCATCCTCTATCTTG GCTACACCCGCAGCGACCCTCGGCCATCCATGGTCCG CATCTAA
- the sap49 gene encoding Spliceosome-associated protein 49 (EggNog:ENOG503NWYN; COG:A) codes for MSKHWEQNKDATVYVGNIDERFTQELLTELMTQVGPVRQVHMPLDRVTRNHQGYGFIEFDTPESAEYAAKCLNGVRVHGKPLRVNKASADKQKTVDIGAELFINNLDPQVDEKILYDTFSTFGQILRQPNIVRDDNNISKGYGFVSFDSFEASDAALANMNGQYLLSKAISVDYAYKKDGKGERHGDEAERRLAAEGKKHNIVPEQQVLPPAFHMNAPIAATTPVTPVAAVPPMIDPSMAAIPPPVGMVPPVVPPLGPGGMPPVPVAAYGGPLPTGPAAMGGRGGPPPIPYGGGMPPAMPSGGGGRMSNLPPPPSGLPARPPPSQAGFGGPVPFHPPPGFAPSPPVGPGQQMYPPPVGFNGPPPPQGFMPPPGGAPPPGFGGPPPNGYPRRG; via the exons ATGTCAAAACACTG GGAGCAAAACAAAGATGCCACCGTCTACGTCGGCAACATAGACGAGCGCTTTACCCAAGAGCTCCTCACAGAGCTCATGACCCAAGTCGGCCCCGTCCGCCAGGTCCACATGCCCCTCGACCGCGTCACCCGCAACCACCAAGGCTACGGCTTCATCGAGTTCGACACCCCCGAATCCGCCGAGTACGCCGCCAAGTGTCTCAATGGCGTCCGTGTTCACGGCAAGCCCCTCCGCGTCAACAAGGCGTCCGCCGACAAGCAAAAGACGGTCGACATTGGCGCCGAGCTCTttatcaacaacctcgacccccaaGTCGACGAAAAGATCCTCTACGACACCTTCAGCACCTTCGGTCAGATCctccgccagcccaacattGTGcgcgacgacaacaacatctccaagGGGTACGGTTTCGTCAGCTTTGACTCGTTCGAGGCCTCCGACGCCGCGCTGGCGAACATGAACGGGCAATATCTCTTGAGCAAGGCTATCAGTGTAGACTATGCGTACAAGAAGGACGGCAAGGGCGAGCGCCACGGTGATGAGGCGGAAAGAAGACTGGCCGCCGAAGGCAAGAAGCACAACATAGTGCCCGAGCAACAGGTTCTCCCGCCAGCCTTCCATATGAATGCCCCCATCGCCGCCACAACACCCGTCACACCAGTCGCCGCCGTCCCGCCCATGATCGACCCCTCCATGGCCGCCATTCCTCCACCAGTCGGCATGGTGCCCCCAGTTGTCCCTCCCCTCGGGCCGGGAGGCATGCCGCCAGTTCCAGTCGCGGCGTACGGCGGGCCCTTACCAACTGGACCAGCAGCCATGGGCGGTCGCGGTGGTCCTCCCCCAATTCCCTACGGCGGCGGTATGCCACCAGCTATGCCAagcggaggcggtggtcgTATGagcaacctccctcccccaccatctgGTCTCCCGGCGCGTCCACCCCCCAGCCAGGCCGGGTTTGGCGGTCCAGTGcccttccacccaccaccgGGGTTTGCTCCGTCCCCTCCTGTTGGTCCAGGTCAGCAAATGTACCCCCCTCCTGTTGGCTTCAACGGCCCGCCTCCACCTCAGGGATTCATGCCACCACCGGGAGGTGCCCCCCCTCCGGGCTTTGGTGGTCCACCTCCTAATGGCTACCCACGTCGAGGGTAG
- the cbc1 gene encoding Nuclear cap-binding protein subunit 1 (EggNog:ENOG503NXEG; BUSCO:EOG09260PI1; COG:A) — MADYDRRGGGGGGRGGGGGGYNRKRRYRDDNEDDNHYRGNNSRRRYDAPPHVRLRKQLIAIAENPMIERHDEISQIANLFTDNWDDDVLLRGNFTDLVLQLCVEQPLKTPFLAGVLMVVNTNKPEAMDLLLEKAARLIEDKLREGGWRDVKLYLKLVGCLQGVLEGEGVFGVLGELFERAVGLQTASSEDTIGTEIVKIILLTLPYVMAAGSPEQVQQEWQQKAADLLENTAIIASEPHPLQAVIEPYHPEAGEENPAQSQSLISLLQAQLQAEAAQGWALSCLPRPWQFPVGEVETVAKLASAKKHVLPNIVIPKTVVRGPRPLFPEVYISVYGQQEVESVPPPTSLASSLIRDALLDTINVLHFNRNATARQLIEVDCYFAPRTFALRGTPFDRLRDIEKPKSTWKPEDVAVDAVFTQLFLLPNPEHKLVYYHSVLTEACKLAPAAIAPSLGRAIRYLYRNAPRMDLELAYRFMDWFSHHLSNFGFTWKWTEWVDDVELSGLHPRKAFIVGSIDKEIRLSFAQRIKNTLPEPYQKLIGPEKEKDVPDFKFANDDTPFAAEGREIAALLKRKAPDEEIDAVIQRIQSQAIDRDLDALVASTDVFVTCVLYVGSKSLSHVLAAIERTKDRLADAGAASDASRTQIIEAVMAYWSVHPGVALSIVEKLLNYSILTPLTVINWALNVQAGKTRGEALAWAHMYELVFNTVIKVTGRVRQLVVKASQPDEMVDDETRDNEVRNMRELFGAIEDSLGAWAGGTKDEMLESNARGEEDGLVRRWGTRWLRVFKRRQAIEEAFLVEAVRERERREEVRKEWEVVERQRREERERKEAEEKERNGANGAEEEKKENGVEGEVDIIEQ; from the exons ATGGCCGACTACgacaggagaggaggaggaggaggaggcagaggtggtggtggcggtgggtaTAACCGGAAACGTCGTTATAGAG ATGACAATGAAGACGACAACCACTACCGCGGCAACAACTCCCGCCGCCGCTACGACGCGCCCCCCCACGTCCGCCTCCGCAAGCAGCTCATCGCCATTGCCGAGAACCCCATGATCGAGCGCCACGATGAGATTTCCCAGATTGCGAACCTGTTCACCGACAACTGGGACGATGACGTCTTGCTCAGAGGCAACTTTACCGACTTGGTCCTCCAGTTGTGCGTGGAGCAGCCTCTcaaaaccccctttttgGCGGgcgtgttgatggtggtcaacaccaacaagcccGAGGCGATGGATCTTTTACTCGAAAAAGCGGCGAGGTTGATCGAGGACAAGCttcgggaaggggggtggagggatgtGAAGCTGTACCTGAAGCTGGTGGGGTGTCTGCAGGGCGTgttggaaggggaaggggtttttGGTGTGTTGGGGGAGCTTTTTGAACGGGCGGTTGGGTTGCAGACGGCGAGCAGTGAGGATACGATCGGCACAGAGATTGTCAAGATCATTCTCTTGACGCTTCCGTATGTGATGGCTGCTGGGTCGCCGGAGCAGGTGCAGCAGGAGTGGCAGCAGAAGGCGGCGGATTTGCTGGAGAATACGGCCATCATTGCGAGCGAGCCGCATCCGCTGCAGGCCGTGATTGAGCCTTATCATCccgaggctggggaggaaaACCCGGCGCAGTCGCAGAGTTTGATTTCGCTTTTGCAGGCGCAGCTGCAGGCTGAGGCGGCTCAGGGTTGGGCGTTGAGCTGCTTGCCGAGACCGTGGCAGTTCCCTGTCGGCGAGGTTGAGACGGTGGCCAAGCTGGCCAGTGCGAAGAAGCACGTTTTGCCGAATATCGTTATTCCCAAGACGGTGGTCAGGGGGCCGAGGCCGTTGTTCCCAGAGGTGTATATCTCTGTTTATGGGCAGCAAGAAGTCGAGTCGGTGCCCCCTCCTACCAGCCTGGCGTCGTCGCTCATCAGAGATGCACTGCTTGATACTATTAATGTTTTGCACTTTAACCGCAACGCCACAGCAAGACAGCTTATTGAGGTGGATTGTTACTTTGCGCCGAGGACTTTTGCTCTGAGAGGCACGCCGTTCGATAGGCTTCGGGATATCGAGAAGCCAAAGTCTACCTGGAAGCCCGAAGATGTGGCTGTTGATGCCGTGTTTACCCAGCTTTTCCTCTTGCCTAACCCAGAGCACAAGCTGGTTTACTACCACTCTGTGCTTACGGAGGCTTGCAAGCTGGCGCCTGCTGCTATAGCGCCCAGCTTGGGCCGTGCCATTCGTTACCTTTACAGAAACGCGCCGCGGATGGATCTGGAGCTGGCGTACCGGTTCATGGACTGGTTCTCGCATCATTTGTCCAACTTTGGTTTCACGTGGAAGTGGACTGAGTGGGTGGACGATGTTGAGCTGAGCGGCTTGCACCCGCGCAAGGCGTTTATTGTTGGCTCGATCGACAAGGAGATTCGGTTGAGTTTTGCGCAGAGGATCAAGAATACGCTTCCGGAGCCGTATCAGAAGTTGATTGGgcccgagaaggagaaggatgtgCCCGATTTCAAGTTTGCCAATGATG ACACCCCCTTTGCCGCCGAAGGCCGTGAAATCGCCGCGCTCCTCAAACGCAAGGCCCCCGACGAGGAAATTGACGCCGTTATCCAGCGGATTCAGTCTCAGGCCATCGACCGCGACCTCGACGCCTTGGTGGCCAGCACGGACGTCTTTGTCACTTGCGTGCTCTACGTAGGCAGCAAGTCGCTCTCCCACGTCCTGGCGGCGATAGAGCGCACCAAGGACCGGTTGGCGGACGCTGGTGCGGCGAGCGACGCGTCGAGGACGCAGATCAtcgaggcggtgatggcgtATTGGAGCGTGCACCCTGGTGTTGCGCTGAGCATCGTGGAGAAGCTCCTGAACTACTCCATCCTGACCCCGCTGACGGTGATCAACTGGGCTCTGAACGTCCAGGCTGGCAAGACGCGCGGTGAGGCGCTCGCGTGGGCTCACATGTACGAATTGGTCTTCAACACTGTCATCAAGGTTACCGGCCGGGTGAGGCAGCTGGTTGTCAAGGCCAGCCAGCcggatgagatggtggatgacGAGACGAGGGATAACGAGGTGAGGAACATGAGGGAGCTGTTTGGGGCTATTGAGGACAGCTTGGGGGCTTGGGCTGGCGGGACGAAGGATGAGATGCTTGAGAGTAATGCTCgtggggaagaagacgggTTGGTCAGGAGGTGGGGGACGAGGTGGCTGAGGGTGTTTAAGCGGAGGCAGGCGATTGAGGAGGCGTTTTTGGTCGAGGCGGTgagggagcgggagaggagggaggaggtgaggaaggagtgggaggttgttgagcggcagaggagggaggagagggagaggaaggaggcggaggagaaggagaggaatgGGGCGAatggggccgaggaggagaagaaggagaatggggtggagggtgaggttgatatTATTGAGCAGTAG
- the gsk3 gene encoding glycogen synthase kinase 3 (EggNog:ENOG503NU1R; BUSCO:EOG09262KXK; COG:G) produces the protein MASNRPAAFNNLRMGEVIREKVQDGITGETRDLTYTQCKIVGNGSFGVVFQTKLSPSNEDAAIKRVLQDKRFKNRELQIMRIVRHPNIVQLKAFYYSNGERKDEVYLNLVQEFVPETVYRASRFFNKMKTTMPILEVKLYIYQLFRALAYIHSQGICHRDIKPQNLLLDPSTGILKLCDFGSAKILVENEPNVSYICSRYYRAPELIFGATNYTTKIDVWSTGCVMAELMLGQPLFPGESGIDQLVEIIKVLGTPTREQIRTMNPNYMEHKFPQIKPHPFNKVFRKADQPAIDLISKLLEYTPTERLSAIDAMVQPFFDDLRDPNTRFPDSRHQTGQLKDLPPLFDFTRHELSIAPHLNHKLVPPHMRSILAAQGLDIDNFAPMNKSEMMAKLD, from the exons ATGGCGTCGAATCGTCCGGCAGCGTTCAACAATCTGCGGATGGGAGAAGTGATCCGCGAGAAAGTGCAGGATGGCATCACGGGCGAGACGAGAGACTTGACTTACACCCAGTGCAAGATTGTTGGCAATGGTTCCTTTGGCGTCGTCTTTCAAACTAAGTTGTCTCCCTCGAACGAAGATGCAGCCATCAAGCGTGTCTTGCAGGACAAAAGATTCAAG AACCGTGAGCTGCAAATCATGCGGATCGTGAGACACCCCAACATCGTGCAGCTCAAGGCCTTTTACTACTCTAATGGCGAGCGC AAGGATGAGGTTTACCTCAACTTGGTCCAGGAGTTCGTGCCAGAAACCGTGTACCGCGCCTCCCGTTTCTTCAACAAAATGAAGACTACTATGCCCATCCTTGAGGTGAAGCTGTACATCTACCAGCTTTTCCGGGCTCTTGCATACATTCACTCTCAAGGCATCTGCCATCGCGACATCAAGCCCCAaaaccttctcctcgaccCTAGCACCGGCATCTTGAAGCTCTGTGATTTCGGCAGTGCCAAGATTCTGGTGGAAAACGAACCAAACGTGTCTTACATTTGCTCCAGATACTACCGCGCACCTGAATTGATCTTTGGTGCTACCAACTATACAACCAAGATTG ACGTTTGGTCAACAGGCTGCGTCATGGCAGAACTGATGCTTGGTCAGCCTCTCTTCCCCGGTGAATCAGGTATCGATCAGCTCGTCGAAATTATCAAGGTGCTGGGGACACCCACCCGCGAGCAAATTCGAACTATGAACCCGAACTACATGGAGCACAAGTTTCCTCAGATCAAGCCCCATCCTTTCAACAAGGTGTTCCGCAAGGCCGACCAACCCGCCATCGACCTGATTAGCAAGTTGCTGGAGTACACACCCACCGAGCGTCTGTCGGCCATCGACGCGATGGTGCAGCCCTTCTTTGATGACCTCAGGGATCCCAACACCCGCTTTCCCGATTCGAGGCACCAGACGGGCCAGCTCAAGGACCTTCCTCCGCTCTTTGACTTCACCCGCCATG AGCTGTCGATCGCccctcacctcaaccacaaGCTTGTGCCGCCTCACATGAGGTCCATCCTTGCGGCCCAAGGGCTCGACATCGACAACTTCGCTCCCATGAACAAATCGGAAATGATGGCCAAACTGGACTGA